One Cygnus atratus isolate AKBS03 ecotype Queensland, Australia chromosome 6, CAtr_DNAZoo_HiC_assembly, whole genome shotgun sequence DNA segment encodes these proteins:
- the ASDURF gene encoding ASNSD1 upstream open reading frame protein, with the protein MWGGDRGMAARRGEEEDKKEEEEGEGESAVLRPRDQLSRRIKEQKVVIDELSNLKKNRKVYKQQPNSNIFFLVDRTETLSQCKIVLDELKKAHQEMENSEKTKIKK; encoded by the exons ATGTGGGGCGGTGACCGAGGCatggcggcgcggcggggcgaAGAGGAGGacaaaaaggaggaggaggaaggcgaaGGGGAGAGCGCTGTTCTGCGCCCCAGAGACCAGCTGAGCCGCAGG attAAAGAGCAGAAAGTTGTAATTGATGAGCTTTCTAATTTGAAGAAGAACAGG aaagtttATAAGCAGCAACCCAACAGTAATATATTCTTCCTTGTAGACCGAACAGAAACACTGTCTCAATGCAAAA TTGTATTAGATGAATTAAAGAAGGCACATCAGGAGATGGAAAACTCAGAGAAGACGAAAATCAAGAAGTAG
- the ASNSD1 gene encoding LOW QUALITY PROTEIN: asparagine synthetase domain-containing protein 1 (The sequence of the model RefSeq protein was modified relative to this genomic sequence to represent the inferred CDS: deleted 1 base in 1 codon): MCGICCVVTLPSQHTVHHSFNEDMHCCLRRRGPDSSQQLIKTASDLSYKCLFSGHVLHLRGVLTPQPLEDANNSIFLWNGEIFNGLPVGDTENDTEVMFRHLELCSNEADILSLFSLLRGPWSFIYYQASKHSLWFGRDYFGRRSLLWQFSNKTDGAFCLTSVSVYSESGNQYQEVPASGIFKVDLKAWATTKSLSLTFFPWKYSCSEKTVEEIFINVLDQVSKDLPNHIPLVMNESKLCLRAPVIPLNKTISEASGECASTNISDITPMVSVETLQEFLAKGHRKKLVHLFIDVLNEAVKRRVLLLFRNEEQETREVQSLSHRKASVAVLFSGGVDSMVIAALADRHVPLEEPIDLLNVAFMMKEQAKQKGTSKKHTNQEIRLDLHSRQESCKEMDAKTGGHLSCFDVPDRITGRAGLKELEALNPSRIWNFVEINVTLEELKEMRQQHINHLIYPLDTVLDDSIGCAIWFASRGEGSISKQEEMKPYKSPAKVVLTGIGADEQLAGYSRHRVCFKKYGLEGLNKELEMELGRISSRNLGRDDRIIGDHGKEARFPFLDEDVVSFLNSLPISEKADLTLPRGIGEKLILRLVAKELGLQASAVLPKRAVQFGSRIAKLESNSEKASDTCSRLKLLSVDEL; encoded by the exons ATGTGTGGTATTTGTTGTGTTGTTACCTTGCCTAGCCAGCACACTGTTCATCATTCCTTTAATGAAGACATGCACTGCTGTCTGAGAAGAAGAGGACCAGACAGTAGCCAACAGTTGATAAAAACTGCATCTGATCTGTCTTATAAGTGTCTGTTTTCTGGCCATGTACTTCACTTGAGGGGAGTACTGACTCCTCAGCCTCTGGAAGATGCCAATAacagtattttcctttggaatgGAGAAATTTTCAATGGATTGCCTGTAGGAGATACAGAAAATGACACTGAAGTTATGTTTCGTCATCTTGAATTATGCAGTAATGAAGCTGACATTTTGTCGCTCTTTTCATTGCTTCGGGGTCCGtggtcttttatttattatcaagCTTCTAAACACAGTTTATGGTTTGGTAGAGATTATTTCGGTCGTCGTAGTTTGCTTTGGCAATTCAGTAATAAGACTGATGGGGCTTTCTGTCTCACATCTGTAAGCGTTTACTCTGAATCTGGTAACCAATATCAAGAAGTCCCAGCATCTGGAATTTTCAAAGTTGATCTCAAAGCTTGGGCAACAACTAAATCTTTGTCTTTAACGTTCTTTCCATGGAAGTACAGCTGCTCAGAGAAAACAGTAGAAGAAATATTCATTAATGTTCTGGACCAAGTTTCAAAAGACTTACCAAATCACATACCTCTTGTGATGAATGAATCAAAACTATGTCTAAGAGCACCAGTTATCcccttaaataaaacaatttctgaagCCTCAGGTGAATGTGCAAGCACTAATATTAGTGACATTACCCCTATGGTTTCCGTTGAAACTCTTCAAGAATTTCTTGCAAAgggacacaggaaaaaattagTCCATCTGTTTAttgatgttttaaatgaagcagTGAAGAGGCGGGTTTTATTACTCTTTAGAAATGAAGAACAGGAGACAAGAGAAGTTCAAAGCCTTTCTCATAGGAAAGCC AGTGTTGCAGTGCTCTTTTCTGGTGGTGTTGATTCTATGGTTATTGCAGCTCTTGCTGATCGACACGTTCCTTTGGAGGAACCAATTGATCTTCTCAATGTAGCTTTCATGATGAAAGAACAAGCTAAGCAAAAGGGTACTAGTAAAAAACATACCAACCAGGAAATAAGGCTTGATTTGCATAGCCGTCAAGAAAGTTGTAAAGAGATGGATGCTAAAACTGGTGGTCATTTGTCTTGCTTTGATGTTCCTGACAGAATCACTGGTAGGGCAGGACTGAAAGAATTAGAAGCCCTTAACCCCTCAAGAATCTGGAACTTTGTGGAAATTAATGTTACACTAGAGGAATTGAAAGAAATGAGACAACAACATATCAATCACTTAATTTATCCACTGGATACAGTCTTGGATGACAGCATCGGCTGTGCAATTTGGTTTGCTTCCAGAGGGGAGGGGTCTATTAgtaaacaagaagaaatgaaaccaTATAAAAGTCCTGCAAag GTTGTGCTTACAGGCATTGGAGCAGATGAACAACTTGCTGGGTATTCTCGCCATCGTGTTTGCTTCAAAAAATACGGCTTAGAAGGTCTGAATAAAGAACTTGAAATGGAGTTAGGACGCATTTCTTCTAGAAATCTTGGTAGAGATGACAGAATTATTGGTGATCATGGAAAAGAAGCCAG GTTTCCTTTTCTTGATGAAGATGTTGTTTCATTCCTCAATTCACTGCCTAtctcagaaaaagcagactTGACTTTACCTCGAGGAATTGGTGAGAAATTGATTCTGCGTCTTGTAGCCAAGGAGCTTGGTCTTCAAGCCTCAGCTGTTCTGCCAAAAAGGGCTGTACAATTTGGATCTCGGATTGCAAAACTGGAGAGCAACAGTGAAAAAGCATCTGACACCTGCAGCCGACTGAAGTTACTTTCAGTAGATGAATTATAA